One Capsicum annuum cultivar UCD-10X-F1 chromosome 2, UCD10Xv1.1, whole genome shotgun sequence genomic window carries:
- the LOC107859931 gene encoding serine/threonine-protein kinase STY13 codes for MVDTKDLINLETSLSNPFGNFGDDFSAQNVVSIDKKLLIDLHQLSLGPVLSEGPYSVVYEGLYKSVPVAIKIIQPDMSANVSPERKQKFQREVTLLAKVKHDNIVKFIGACMEPSLILVTELMRGGTLQKYLWNTRPHCPDLKFSLSFALGISRAMEYLHANGIIHRDLKPSNLLLTEDKTIIKLADFGLAREEAEAEMTTEAGTYRWMAPEMFSIEPIKIGVKKHYNHKVDVYSFSMILWELLTNSTPFKGRSNIVVAYATATKMRPSTETIPSDIEPLLSSCWAEDPAERPEFEQISDFLENILRNVCASSTSSPNIFEPEHSTSKELTNSPAMNCLMDQHIENSKKKNRTSCCCFRSACDNSL; via the exons ATGGTGGACACTAAGGATTTGATCAACCTTGAAACTTCTCTTTCTAACCCATTTGGGAATTTTGGTGATGATTTTTCAGCTCAAAATGTTGTCAGCATTGATAAGAAGCTGCTTATTGATTTGCACCAGCTTTCTCTTGGTCCTGTGCTAAGTGAAGGTCCTTATTCTGTCGTCTATGAAGGATT ATATAAATCCGTTCCTGTTGCAATAAAAATAATACAGCCAGACATGTCAGCAAATGTGAGTCCCGAGAGAAAACAGAAATTCCAGAGGGAGGTCACTTTACTTGCTAAAGTGAAGCATGACAATATTGTGAAG TTTATTGGTGCCTGCATGGAACCATCATTGATTTTAGTTACAGAGCTAATGAGAGGCGGCACGCTTCAGAAGTACTTATGGAACACCCGACCACATTGTCCAGATCTGAAATTTTCTCTAAGTTTTGCGTTGGGAATTTCTCGAGCGATGGAGTATTTGCATGCAAATGGCATTATTCACCGTGACTTGAAGCCAA GTAACTTGCTCCTCACAGAAGACAAGACAATAATTAAACTAGCTGACTTTGGGTTAGCTAGGGAGGAGGCAGAGGCTGAAATGACGACAGAGGCTGGTACATACCGCTGGATGGCTCCAGAG ATGTTCAGCATCGAACCAATTAAAATTGGAGTGAAGAAACACTACAATCATAAAGTGGATGTCTACAGTTTCTCAATGATCCTGTGGGAGCTGCTTACCAACAGCACACCATTTAAGGGAAGAAGCAACATTGTGGTGGCATATGCTACAGCTACG AAAATGCGTCCTAGCACGGAAACCATCCCCAGTGACATAGAACCCCTTCTTAGCTCTTGCTGGGCAGAGGATCCAGCAGAGCGACCAGAATTTGAGCAAATATCGGATttccttgagaacattcttcgCAATGTGTGTGCTTCATCAACTTCTTCTCCAAATATATTTGAGCCGGAGCATTCGACAAGCAAAGAGTTGACCAATTCTCCTGCCATGAATTGTTTGATGGACCAGCATATAGAAAATAGCAAGAAGAAAAACAGGACTTCATGTTGTTGCTTCAGGAGTGCCTGTGACAATTCTCTCTAG
- the LOC107859932 gene encoding G-box-binding factor 1 isoform X1: protein MIGVLTSTHPKKKIDPMREESTPTKPSKPASTQETPTAPSYPDWSSSMQAYYSAGATPPFFASPVASPAPHPYLWGGQHPLMPPYGTPVPYPALYPPAGVYAHPNMATPSPNTAQANPESDGKGTEGKDRNSSKKLKASSSSKAGDNGKVTSGSGNDGATQSDESRSEGTSDTNDENDNHEFAANKKGSFDQMLADGASAQNNPATVNYPTSIHGNPVTVPATNLNIGMDVWNASSAGPGAIQMQPNASGPVIGHEGRINDQWMQDERELKRQKRKQSNRESARRSRLRKQAECEELQRRVEALTNENHSLKDELQGLSEECEKLTSENNSIKEELARWCGPDAVSKLESSGTNATHAQSNVEEAS, encoded by the exons ATGATAGGAGTTCTaacttctactcatccaaaaaaGAAG ATTGACCCAATGAGAGAAGAGAGCACTCCTACAAAGCCTTCAAAGCCAGCTTCAACTCAG GAGACACCAACTGCACCTTCGTATCCTGATTGGTCAAGCTCTATGCAG GCTTATTATAGTGCTGGAGCTACTCCTCCCTTCTTTGCCTCACCCGTTGCTTCTCCTGCTCCCCACCCGTACTTGTGGGGAGGTCAG CATCCTCTTATGCCTCCTTATGGGACTCCAGTCCCATATCCAGCTTTATATCCTCCTGCCGGAGTTTATGCTCATCCTAACATGGCCACG CCATCTCCAAATACTGCGCAGGCAAATCCAGAATCAGATGGGAAGGGTACGGAAGGGAAGGATCGGAATTCTAGCAAAAAGTTAAAGGCCTCTTCTAGTAGCAAGGCAGGGGACAACGGGAAAGTTACTTCGGGTTCCGGAAATGATGGTGCCACACAAAG TGATGAAAGCAGAAGCGAAGGTACCTCAGATACAAATGATGAAAATGATAACCAT GAATTTGCTGCAAACAAGAAGGGAAGCTTTGATCAAATGCTTGCAGATG GAGCCAGTGCACAGAATAATCCTGCAACAGTGAATTACCCGACTTCTATACATGGAAATCCTGTCACTGTGCCTGCAACAAACCTAAATATTGGAATGGACGTGTGGAATGCATCATCTGCCGGTCCTGGAGCGATCCAAATGCAGCCAAATGCGTCTGGTCCAGTTATAGGACATGAAGGAAGGATTAATGATCAGTGGATGCAG GATGAACGTGAACTTAAAAGGCAAAAGAGAAAGCAATCTAATAGGGAGTCAGCTAGGAGGTCAAGGCTACGCAAGCAG GCAGAGTGTGAAGAGCTACAACGTAGAGTAGAAGCTTTGACCAATGAGAATCATTCACTCAAAGATGAGCTCCAAGGGCTCTCTGAGGAATGTGAGAAGCTTACCTCGGAGAATAATTCGATAAAG GAAGAGTTAGCACGGTGGTGTGGACCAGATGCGGTGTCTAAGCTAGAAAGCAGTGGCACTAATGCCACACATGCTCAATCTAATGTTGAGGAAGCTAGTTAA
- the LOC107859932 gene encoding G-box-binding factor 1 isoform X2, with the protein MIGVLTSTHPKKKIDPMREESTPTKPSKPASTQETPTAPSYPDWSSSMQAYYSAGATPPFFASPVASPAPHPYLWGGQHPLMPPYGTPVPYPALYPPAGVYAHPNMATANPESDGKGTEGKDRNSSKKLKASSSSKAGDNGKVTSGSGNDGATQSDESRSEGTSDTNDENDNHEFAANKKGSFDQMLADGASAQNNPATVNYPTSIHGNPVTVPATNLNIGMDVWNASSAGPGAIQMQPNASGPVIGHEGRINDQWMQDERELKRQKRKQSNRESARRSRLRKQAECEELQRRVEALTNENHSLKDELQGLSEECEKLTSENNSIKEELARWCGPDAVSKLESSGTNATHAQSNVEEAS; encoded by the exons ATGATAGGAGTTCTaacttctactcatccaaaaaaGAAG ATTGACCCAATGAGAGAAGAGAGCACTCCTACAAAGCCTTCAAAGCCAGCTTCAACTCAG GAGACACCAACTGCACCTTCGTATCCTGATTGGTCAAGCTCTATGCAG GCTTATTATAGTGCTGGAGCTACTCCTCCCTTCTTTGCCTCACCCGTTGCTTCTCCTGCTCCCCACCCGTACTTGTGGGGAGGTCAG CATCCTCTTATGCCTCCTTATGGGACTCCAGTCCCATATCCAGCTTTATATCCTCCTGCCGGAGTTTATGCTCATCCTAACATGGCCACG GCAAATCCAGAATCAGATGGGAAGGGTACGGAAGGGAAGGATCGGAATTCTAGCAAAAAGTTAAAGGCCTCTTCTAGTAGCAAGGCAGGGGACAACGGGAAAGTTACTTCGGGTTCCGGAAATGATGGTGCCACACAAAG TGATGAAAGCAGAAGCGAAGGTACCTCAGATACAAATGATGAAAATGATAACCAT GAATTTGCTGCAAACAAGAAGGGAAGCTTTGATCAAATGCTTGCAGATG GAGCCAGTGCACAGAATAATCCTGCAACAGTGAATTACCCGACTTCTATACATGGAAATCCTGTCACTGTGCCTGCAACAAACCTAAATATTGGAATGGACGTGTGGAATGCATCATCTGCCGGTCCTGGAGCGATCCAAATGCAGCCAAATGCGTCTGGTCCAGTTATAGGACATGAAGGAAGGATTAATGATCAGTGGATGCAG GATGAACGTGAACTTAAAAGGCAAAAGAGAAAGCAATCTAATAGGGAGTCAGCTAGGAGGTCAAGGCTACGCAAGCAG GCAGAGTGTGAAGAGCTACAACGTAGAGTAGAAGCTTTGACCAATGAGAATCATTCACTCAAAGATGAGCTCCAAGGGCTCTCTGAGGAATGTGAGAAGCTTACCTCGGAGAATAATTCGATAAAG GAAGAGTTAGCACGGTGGTGTGGACCAGATGCGGTGTCTAAGCTAGAAAGCAGTGGCACTAATGCCACACATGCTCAATCTAATGTTGAGGAAGCTAGTTAA
- the LOC107859932 gene encoding G-box-binding factor 1 isoform X3 encodes MREESTPTKPSKPASTQETPTAPSYPDWSSSMQAYYSAGATPPFFASPVASPAPHPYLWGGQHPLMPPYGTPVPYPALYPPAGVYAHPNMATPSPNTAQANPESDGKGTEGKDRNSSKKLKASSSSKAGDNGKVTSGSGNDGATQSDESRSEGTSDTNDENDNHEFAANKKGSFDQMLADGASAQNNPATVNYPTSIHGNPVTVPATNLNIGMDVWNASSAGPGAIQMQPNASGPVIGHEGRINDQWMQDERELKRQKRKQSNRESARRSRLRKQAECEELQRRVEALTNENHSLKDELQGLSEECEKLTSENNSIKEELARWCGPDAVSKLESSGTNATHAQSNVEEAS; translated from the exons ATGAGAGAAGAGAGCACTCCTACAAAGCCTTCAAAGCCAGCTTCAACTCAG GAGACACCAACTGCACCTTCGTATCCTGATTGGTCAAGCTCTATGCAG GCTTATTATAGTGCTGGAGCTACTCCTCCCTTCTTTGCCTCACCCGTTGCTTCTCCTGCTCCCCACCCGTACTTGTGGGGAGGTCAG CATCCTCTTATGCCTCCTTATGGGACTCCAGTCCCATATCCAGCTTTATATCCTCCTGCCGGAGTTTATGCTCATCCTAACATGGCCACG CCATCTCCAAATACTGCGCAGGCAAATCCAGAATCAGATGGGAAGGGTACGGAAGGGAAGGATCGGAATTCTAGCAAAAAGTTAAAGGCCTCTTCTAGTAGCAAGGCAGGGGACAACGGGAAAGTTACTTCGGGTTCCGGAAATGATGGTGCCACACAAAG TGATGAAAGCAGAAGCGAAGGTACCTCAGATACAAATGATGAAAATGATAACCAT GAATTTGCTGCAAACAAGAAGGGAAGCTTTGATCAAATGCTTGCAGATG GAGCCAGTGCACAGAATAATCCTGCAACAGTGAATTACCCGACTTCTATACATGGAAATCCTGTCACTGTGCCTGCAACAAACCTAAATATTGGAATGGACGTGTGGAATGCATCATCTGCCGGTCCTGGAGCGATCCAAATGCAGCCAAATGCGTCTGGTCCAGTTATAGGACATGAAGGAAGGATTAATGATCAGTGGATGCAG GATGAACGTGAACTTAAAAGGCAAAAGAGAAAGCAATCTAATAGGGAGTCAGCTAGGAGGTCAAGGCTACGCAAGCAG GCAGAGTGTGAAGAGCTACAACGTAGAGTAGAAGCTTTGACCAATGAGAATCATTCACTCAAAGATGAGCTCCAAGGGCTCTCTGAGGAATGTGAGAAGCTTACCTCGGAGAATAATTCGATAAAG GAAGAGTTAGCACGGTGGTGTGGACCAGATGCGGTGTCTAAGCTAGAAAGCAGTGGCACTAATGCCACACATGCTCAATCTAATGTTGAGGAAGCTAGTTAA
- the LOC107859932 gene encoding G-box-binding factor 1 isoform X4, whose protein sequence is MREESTPTKPSKPASTQETPTAPSYPDWSSSMQAYYSAGATPPFFASPVASPAPHPYLWGGQHPLMPPYGTPVPYPALYPPAGVYAHPNMATANPESDGKGTEGKDRNSSKKLKASSSSKAGDNGKVTSGSGNDGATQSDESRSEGTSDTNDENDNHEFAANKKGSFDQMLADGASAQNNPATVNYPTSIHGNPVTVPATNLNIGMDVWNASSAGPGAIQMQPNASGPVIGHEGRINDQWMQDERELKRQKRKQSNRESARRSRLRKQAECEELQRRVEALTNENHSLKDELQGLSEECEKLTSENNSIKEELARWCGPDAVSKLESSGTNATHAQSNVEEAS, encoded by the exons ATGAGAGAAGAGAGCACTCCTACAAAGCCTTCAAAGCCAGCTTCAACTCAG GAGACACCAACTGCACCTTCGTATCCTGATTGGTCAAGCTCTATGCAG GCTTATTATAGTGCTGGAGCTACTCCTCCCTTCTTTGCCTCACCCGTTGCTTCTCCTGCTCCCCACCCGTACTTGTGGGGAGGTCAG CATCCTCTTATGCCTCCTTATGGGACTCCAGTCCCATATCCAGCTTTATATCCTCCTGCCGGAGTTTATGCTCATCCTAACATGGCCACG GCAAATCCAGAATCAGATGGGAAGGGTACGGAAGGGAAGGATCGGAATTCTAGCAAAAAGTTAAAGGCCTCTTCTAGTAGCAAGGCAGGGGACAACGGGAAAGTTACTTCGGGTTCCGGAAATGATGGTGCCACACAAAG TGATGAAAGCAGAAGCGAAGGTACCTCAGATACAAATGATGAAAATGATAACCAT GAATTTGCTGCAAACAAGAAGGGAAGCTTTGATCAAATGCTTGCAGATG GAGCCAGTGCACAGAATAATCCTGCAACAGTGAATTACCCGACTTCTATACATGGAAATCCTGTCACTGTGCCTGCAACAAACCTAAATATTGGAATGGACGTGTGGAATGCATCATCTGCCGGTCCTGGAGCGATCCAAATGCAGCCAAATGCGTCTGGTCCAGTTATAGGACATGAAGGAAGGATTAATGATCAGTGGATGCAG GATGAACGTGAACTTAAAAGGCAAAAGAGAAAGCAATCTAATAGGGAGTCAGCTAGGAGGTCAAGGCTACGCAAGCAG GCAGAGTGTGAAGAGCTACAACGTAGAGTAGAAGCTTTGACCAATGAGAATCATTCACTCAAAGATGAGCTCCAAGGGCTCTCTGAGGAATGTGAGAAGCTTACCTCGGAGAATAATTCGATAAAG GAAGAGTTAGCACGGTGGTGTGGACCAGATGCGGTGTCTAAGCTAGAAAGCAGTGGCACTAATGCCACACATGCTCAATCTAATGTTGAGGAAGCTAGTTAA
- the LOC107859933 gene encoding scarecrow-like protein 15, translating into MKVPFSTNDNVSSKPLISNNNNNNNLRNVTFPAATNGPNLCYEPKSVLELRRSPSPIVEKQITTNPDLSNLCGSEDPLQLGDHVLSNFEDWDSLMRELGLHDDSASLSKTNPQLSLTHSESLTHFHNLSDFSADSTQFASPDFSFSESTFPQQFPAVNQGSFINALDLSGDIHQNWNVGFDYVDELIRFAECFETNAFQLAHVILARLNQRLRSAAGKPLQRAAFYFKEALQAQLAGSTRQTRPSSSSDVIQTIKSYKIFSNISPIPMFSSFTANQAVLEAVDGSMLVHVIDFDIGLGGHWASFMKELADKAECRKANAPVLRITALVPEEYAVESRLIRENLTQFARELNIGFEIDFALIRTFELLSFKAIKFMEGEKTAVLLSPAIFRRVGSGFVNDLRRISPNVVVHVDSEGLLGYNAMSFRQTVIDGLEFYSTLLESLEAANIGGGNCGDWMRKIENYVLFPKIVDMVAAIGRRGVGFGGGGSWKDAMVGAGFRPMGLSQFADFQADCLLGRVQVRGFHVAKRQAEMLLCWHDRALVATSAWRC; encoded by the coding sequence ATGAAAGTGCCCTTTTCCACTAATGACAACGTGAGTTCTAAACCATTgattagcaacaacaacaataacaataaccttCGAAACGTTACCTTCCCGGCCGCTACCAACGGCCCTAATTTGTGCTACGAACCCAAATCAGTCCTCGAGCTCCGCCGTAGCCCAAGCCCCATCGTCGAAAAGCAGATTACAACGAATCCAGATTTGTCAAATCTGTGTGGCAGCGAAGATCCTCTTCAGTTAGGTGATCATGTTCTGAGCAACTTTGAAGATTGGGATTCATTGATGAGAGAACTTGGCTTGCACGACGATTCTGCTTCCCTTTCGAAAACTAACCCTCAACTCAGCCTCACCCACAGCGAGTCACTGACTCATTTCCATAATCTCTCCGACTTCTCAGCTGACTCGACTCAGTTTGCTAGCCCTGATTTTTCTTTCTCTGAGAGTACTTTCCCTCAGCAGTTCCCCGCGGTGAATCAGGGAAGTTTCATCAACGCCCTCGATCTCTCCGGTGATATCCACCAGAATTGGAACGTAGGATTTGATTACGTTGATGAACTCATTCGTTTCGCTGAGTGCTTCGAAACGAATGCTTTCCAACTCGCACATGTGATACTGGCACGGCTCAATCAACGCCTCAGATCCGCCGCCGGAAAACCTCTCCAACGAGCTGCCTTTTACTTCAAGGAAGCACTTCAAGCTCAACTCGCTGGGTCAACTCGGCAAACTCGTCCATCGAGTTCCTCCGATGTGATTCAAACTATCAAATCGTACAAAATATTCTCGAATATTTCTCCGATCCCTATGTTCTCTAGCTTCACAGCGAATCAAGCCGTGCTGGAAGCAGTTGACGGCTCGATGCTAGTCCACGTCATCGATTTCGACATCGGGCTTGGTGGTCACTGGGCTTCCTTCATGAAAGAGTTAGCCGATAAAGCCGAGTGCCGTAAAGCAAACGCGCCGGTTCTTCGAATTACAGCTCTAGTTCCTGAAGAATACGCTGTGGAATCAAGGTTGATCAGAGAAAACTTAACCCAATTTGCTCGTGAACTCAATATTGGTTTCGAAATTGACTTTGCTCTAATTCGTACATTCGAATTGTTATCTTTCAAAGCCATAAAGTTCATGGAGGGAGAGAAAACAGCGGTGCTTTTATCCCCCGCTATATTCCGACGGGTCGGGTCAGGATTTGTTAACGACCTCCGTCGTATATCCCCTAACGTGGTGGTACACGTTGACAGCGAAGGACTTTTGGGTTATAATGCGATGTCGTTCCGGCAGACAGTAATAGACGGGCTAGAATTCTACTCTACCCTACTGGAATCACTGGAAGCGGCAAATATTGGTGGCGGGAACTGCGGTGATTGGATGAGGAAGATTGAGAATTACGTGCTGTTTCCGAAGATAGTTGATATGGTGGCGGCTATAGGGCGGCGAGGCGTCGGCTTCGGGGGAGGAGGATCATGGAAGGATGCGATGGTGGGTGCCGGATTCCGGCCGATGGGGTTAAGCCAGTTTGCGGATTTTCAGGCAGATTGTTTGTTGGGGAGAGTACAGGTAAGAGGATTCCACGTGGCAAAGAGACAAGCAGAGATGTTGCTTTGCTGGCATGATAGGGCATTAGTAGCCACGTCAGCATGGAGGTGTTAG
- the LOC107859934 gene encoding vicilin-like seed storage protein At2g18540, with product MSVQKSCLKQFQYCCKILFKFLLFVIIISNNVAINVRGLRENEGIPSWEWSSLGPLVKRSERKSVVSTENGEVSSVRVADGTSGFYHLQFITLEPSSLFLPVVLHSDMIFYVHTGSGKLTWMDEDEQKSVDLRIGDVFRLPFGTIFFLESNLDPVRQKLRVYSIFANSGDDLREPLSGPYSSIRKMVVGFDKKVLKAAFNVPEDVIEDVLAGTEVPAIVHGVPKSTKKNNLWEMEAQYMKTIVGRGSYSIFDNQMNKKKKVKLFNVFEEKPDFENCNGWSTVINRKKMPALKGSQIGIYVVNLTKGSMMGPHWNPMATEIGIAIQGEGMVRVVSSSTGTGQRYKNRRYKVEEGDVFAVPRFHPMAQMAFNNNSFVFVGFSTTTKKHHPQYLAGKASVLRTLDRHILEASFNVANTTMDQILEAQGDSVILECTSCAEEELRLMEEERRREEEEESRRKEEEEARKKEEEWRRKEEEARRKEEEEARKAEEERREREAEEARKREEEAAKEKEEERKRQEEEARKWEEEEAKRQEEEIRRRQEEEEARKREEERQREEEAARKRQEEEAKREAEEARRREEEEAAARRQQEEEVARKAAEEAARRQEEEAQKEAEEARRREEAAETRRREEEEAARRQKEEEAEREAEEESRREEEAETRRREEEEAAARRSEEEAAKEAERRRQEEAERQEEEARRQEEEMEKRHQQEEEEEEEETEEGEPGRHERIVSFKNSKFPKSER from the exons ATGTCTGTGCAGAAATCTTGCTTGAAGCAATTTCAGTACTGTTGCAAAATCTTGTTCAAGTTTCTGTTGTTTGtaattattattagtaataatgtGGCTATTAATGTAAGAGGTTTGAGAGAAAACGAAGGAATCCCGAGTTGGGAATGGAGTAGTTTAGGGCCTCTGGTGAAGAGATCAGAAAGAAAATCAGTAGTTTCAACTGAAAATGGGGAAGTCTCTTCGGTGAGAGTAGCTGATGGAACCAGTGGCTTTTATCATCTTCAGTTCATCACGTTGGAGCCCAGCTCCCTTTTCCTTCCTGTTGTTTTACATTCAGATATGATCTTTTATGTCCACACTG GGTCGGGGAAGCTGACATGGATGGATGAAGATGAACAGAAATCAGTGGATTTAAGAATAGGAGATGTTTTCAGGCTGCCTTTTGGAACTATTTTCTTCCTAGAGAGCAACTTGGATCCCGTTAGACAAAAACTAAGAGTTTATTCCATCTTTGCCAATTCAGGGGATGATTTGCGT GAACCTCTGAGCGGACCATACTCCAGCATCCGTAAGATGGTTGTTGGATTCGACAAGAAAGTCCTCAAAGCCGCATTTAAT GTACCAGAGGATGTGATAGAAGATGTGTTGGCTGGAACAGAAGTACCAGCCATTGTGCATGGTGTGCCAAAATCAACTAAGAAGAACAACTTGTGGGAAATGGAGGCTCAATACATGAAGACCATTGTAGGAAGGGGCAGTTACAGTATTTTCGACAACCAaatgaacaaaaagaagaaagttaaattgTTCAATGTTTTCGAAGAGAAACCCGATTTTGAGAATTGCAATGGGTGGAGCACCGTAATAAACAGGAAGAAAATGCCTGCTTTGAAGGGTTCTCAAATTGGCATTTACGTAGTGAACTTGACTAAAGGATCAATGATGGGACCTCATTGGAATCCAATGGCTACCGAAATTGGAATAGCAATTCAAGGAGAAGGAATGGTTCGAGTAGTTAGCTCGAGCACTGGAACAGGTCAGAGGTATAAAAACAGGAGGTATAAAGTGGAGGAAGGAGATGTATTCGCCGTGCCACGGTTTCATCCGATGGCTCAAATGGCCTTCAACAACAATTCGTTCGTGTTTGTGGGGTTCAGCACAACTACGAAGAAACATCATCCTCAGTACCTAGCAGGGAAAGCTTCGGTCCTCCGAACGCTGGACAGGCACATCTTGGAAGCATCTTTCAATGTGGCTAACACAACAATGGATCAGATTCTCGAAGCACAAGGTGATTCAGTTATACTGGAGTGTACATCTTGTGCTGAAGAAGAACTGAGGTTAATGGAGGAAGAAAGGAGgagggaggaggaggaggaaagTAGGAGAAAGGAGGAAGAGGAAGCAAGGAAGAAAGAGGAAGAATGGAGGAGGAAGGAAGAGGAAGCTAGAaggaaagaagaggaagaggCAAGAAAGgctgaagaagaaagaagagagagagaagcaGAAGAAGCAAGAAAAAGAGAAGAGGAGGCAGCAaaggaaaaagaggaagaaaggAAGAGACAAGAGGAAGAAGCAAGGAAATGGGAAGAGGAGGAAGCCAAAAGGCAAGAAGAAGAAATTAGGAGAAGACAAGAAGAGGAGGAAGCTAGGAAAAGAGAGGAGGAAAGGCAAAGAGAAGAAGAGGCAGCAAGGAAAAGACAAGAAGAAGAAGCAAAGAGAGAGGCAGAGGAAGCAAGGAGGAGAGAAGAGGAAGAAGCAGCAGCAAGAAGGCAACAGGAGGAAGAGGTAGCAAGGAAGGCAGCAGAAGAAGCAGCAAGAAGACAGGAGGAAGAAGCACAAAAGGAAGCAGAGGAAGCAAGGAGGAGAGAAGAAGCAGCAGAAACAAGGAGAAGGGAGGAGGAAGAAGCAGCAAGAAGGCAGAAGGAGGAAGAAGCAGAAAGGGAGGCAGAGGAAGAAAGCAGAAGAGAGGAAGAAGCAGAAACAAGGAGGAGGGAGGAGGAAGAAGCGGCAGCAAGAAGAAGTGAAGAGGAGGCGGCAAAAGAGGCAGAGAGGAGAAGGCAAGAGGAAGCTGAAAGACAAGAGGAGGAAGCTAGGAGACAGGAGGAAGAAATGGAGAAGAGGcatcaacaagaagaagaagaagaagaagaagaaaccgAGGAAGGGGAGCCAGGCCGGCATGAACGGATAGTCTCCTTCAAAAATTCGAAGTTCCCCAAGTCGGAGAGATGA